A stretch of Carya illinoinensis cultivar Pawnee chromosome 14, C.illinoinensisPawnee_v1, whole genome shotgun sequence DNA encodes these proteins:
- the LOC122294146 gene encoding uncharacterized protein At2g38710-like isoform X1 → MVSANREMVVYCFDTLVSHYNSEDSPPPAFDEGHHPLFVTWKKVVNGGEPRLRGCIGTLEARWLINGFKDYALTSALRDRRFPPIQAKELPFLECTVSILTDYETANHYLDWEVGKHGIIIEFTDPDNNTRRSATYLPEVAAQEEVRFCSVTQVLFSCVHFGLAWTKTEAIDSLMRKAGYNGTITESLRKRILLTRYQSTLFTMHYSEYLSYVKTTRGVALSIVGAKPGNH, encoded by the exons atggtgtcgGCGAACCGTGAGATGGTGGTCTACTGCTTCGACACCCTCGTCTCTCACTACAACAGCGAAGATTCTCCTCCCCCCGCCTTCGATGAGGGTCACca TCCATTATTTGTTACTTGGAAGAAAGTGGTGAATGGAGGGGAGCCTCGTTTACGTGGATGCATTGGAACTCTAGAAGCTCGTTGGTTGATTAATGGATTCAAGGACTATGCTCTAACCAG TGCTTTGAGGGACCGCAGGTTTCCCCCCATACAGGCTAAAGAATTACCCTTTCTGGAGTGCACAGTTTCCATTCTGACTGATTATGAAACTGCTAACCACTATCTTGATTGGGAG GTTGGAAAGCATGGGATAATTATTGAGTTTACTGATCCAGACAATAATACAAGGCGAAGTGCCACATATTTGCCTGAGGTGGCTGCCCAAGAAG AAGTGAGGTTTTGTTCAGTTACTCAAGTTTTATTTTCATGTGTACACTTTGGTTTAGCTTGGACAAAAACAGAGGCAATAGATTCACTGATGCGAAAAGCCGGGTACAATGGCACCATTACTGAGTCCCTCCGAAAGCGTATACTGCTGACACGTTATCAGAGCACGCTGTTCACAATGCATTACAGTGAATATCTTTCCTATGTCAAGACAACCAGAGGTGTCGCTCTGTCTATTGTTGGGGCTAAGCCAGGAAATCATTGA
- the LOC122294146 gene encoding uncharacterized protein At2g38710-like isoform X2 — translation MVSANREMVVYCFDTLVSHYNSEDSPPPAFDEGHHPLFVTWKKVVNGGEPRLRGCIGTLEARWLINGFKDYALTSALRDRRFPPIQAKELPFLECTVSILTDYETANHYLDWEVGKHGIIIEFTDPDNNTRRSATYLPEVAAQEAWTKTEAIDSLMRKAGYNGTITESLRKRILLTRYQSTLFTMHYSEYLSYVKTTRGVALSIVGAKPGNH, via the exons atggtgtcgGCGAACCGTGAGATGGTGGTCTACTGCTTCGACACCCTCGTCTCTCACTACAACAGCGAAGATTCTCCTCCCCCCGCCTTCGATGAGGGTCACca TCCATTATTTGTTACTTGGAAGAAAGTGGTGAATGGAGGGGAGCCTCGTTTACGTGGATGCATTGGAACTCTAGAAGCTCGTTGGTTGATTAATGGATTCAAGGACTATGCTCTAACCAG TGCTTTGAGGGACCGCAGGTTTCCCCCCATACAGGCTAAAGAATTACCCTTTCTGGAGTGCACAGTTTCCATTCTGACTGATTATGAAACTGCTAACCACTATCTTGATTGGGAG GTTGGAAAGCATGGGATAATTATTGAGTTTACTGATCCAGACAATAATACAAGGCGAAGTGCCACATATTTGCCTGAGGTGGCTGCCCAAGAAG CTTGGACAAAAACAGAGGCAATAGATTCACTGATGCGAAAAGCCGGGTACAATGGCACCATTACTGAGTCCCTCCGAAAGCGTATACTGCTGACACGTTATCAGAGCACGCTGTTCACAATGCATTACAGTGAATATCTTTCCTATGTCAAGACAACCAGAGGTGTCGCTCTGTCTATTGTTGGGGCTAAGCCAGGAAATCATTGA
- the LOC122294806 gene encoding diphosphomevalonate decarboxylase MVD2, peroxisomal-like encodes MVGGAEKWVMMVTAQTPTNIAVIKYWGKRDESLILPVNDSISVTLDPDHLCTTTTVAVSPSFERDRMWLNGKEISLSGGRYQNCLREIRSRASDVEDEENGIKIPKKDWDKLHLHIASYNNFPTAAGLASSAAGFACLVFSLAKLMNVKEDQSKLSAIARQGSGSACRSLFGGFVKWIMGRDEDGRDSLAVQLADEKHWDDLFIIIAVVSSRQKETSSTTGMRETVETSLLLKHRAKEIVPKRILQMEEAIKNRDFTSFAQLACADSNQFHAVCLDTSPPIFYMNDTSHRVISIAEKWNRSEGVKQVAYTFDAGPNAVLIARDRKVATLLLQRLLFYFPPSSATDFNSYVLGDKSILKDAGIEGIIDVESLPPPPEIKDSIPTQKYKGDVSYFICTRPGRGPVLLSDKNQALLNPQNGLPK; translated from the exons ATGGTGGGTGGAGCTGAGAAATGGGTGATGATGGTGACGGCTCAGACGCCAACGAACATAGCGGTGATCAAGTACTGGGGCAAGAGGGACGAGTCCCTAATTCTCCCCGTCAACGATAGCATCAGTGTCACGCTTGATCCTGATCACCTCTGTACCACCACCACCGTAGCCGTTAGCCCCTCCTTTGAGCGCGACCGCATGTGGCTCAATGGCAAG GAGATTTCCCTTTCTGGAGGCAGGTATCAAAATTGCCTGAGGGAAATTCGCAGCCGTGCTAGTGATGTTGAGGATGAGGAAAATGGTATCAAAATTCCTAAGAAGGATTGGGACAAATTGCATTTACATATTGcttcatacaacaatttcccTACTGCTGCTGGGTTGGCCTCCTCAGCGGCTGGGTTTGCTTGTCTTG TTTTTTCCCTTGCAAAGCTAATGAATGTGAAAGAAGATCAAAGCAAGCTCTCTGCTATTGCGAG GCAAGGCTCAGGCAGTGCTTGTCGCAGTTTATTTGGTGGTTTTGTCAAGTGGATCATGGGAAGg GATGAAGATGGAAGGGACAGTCTTGCAGTTCAACTTGCAGATGAGAAGCACTGGGatgatctttttattattattgctgtG GTAAGTTCAAGGCAGAAGGAAACAAGTAGCACAACTGGAATGCGTGAGACTGTCGAAACAAGTTTGCTTCTAAAACATAGAGCAAAG GAAATAGTACCAAAACGCATACTACAAATGGAAGAAGCCATAAAAAATCGTGATTTTACATCTTTTGCACAATTGGCCTGTGCTGATAGCAACCAGTTTCATGCTGTTTGCCTGGACACATCTCCCCCAATATTTTACATGAATGACACGTCCCATAG GGTAATCAGTATTGCCGAAAAATGGAATCGATCGGAAGGGG TCAAACAGGTGGCATATACTTTTGATGCGGGCCCAAATGCAGTACTGATTGCTCGTGATAGAAAGGTTGCTACTCTTTTGCTTCAGAGGCTGCTCTTCTACTTCCCTCCAAGTTCAGCTACGGATTTCAACAG TTATGTTCTTGGTGATAAGTCAATTCTAAAAGATGCTGGGATTGAGGGAATAATTGATGTGGAAAGTTTGCCACCACCACCAGAAATAAAGGACAGCATTCCAACCCAGAAATACAAGGGGGATGTGAGTTATTTTATCTGCACAAGACCTGGGAGAGGTCCAGTTTTGCTTTCTGACAAGAATCAGGCTCTTCTCAATCCCCAAAATGGGCTACCTAAGTAA
- the LOC122294146 gene encoding uncharacterized protein At2g38710-like isoform X3 has translation MVSANREMVVYCFDTLVSHYNSEDSPPPAFDEGHHPLFVTWKKVVNGGEPRLRGCIGTLEARWLINGFKDYALTSALRDRRFPPIQAKELPFLECTVSILTDYETANHYLDWEVGKHGIIIEFTDPDNNTRRSATYLPEVAAQEGNNPRYSTCQSIGLDKNRGNRFTDAKSRVQWHHY, from the exons atggtgtcgGCGAACCGTGAGATGGTGGTCTACTGCTTCGACACCCTCGTCTCTCACTACAACAGCGAAGATTCTCCTCCCCCCGCCTTCGATGAGGGTCACca TCCATTATTTGTTACTTGGAAGAAAGTGGTGAATGGAGGGGAGCCTCGTTTACGTGGATGCATTGGAACTCTAGAAGCTCGTTGGTTGATTAATGGATTCAAGGACTATGCTCTAACCAG TGCTTTGAGGGACCGCAGGTTTCCCCCCATACAGGCTAAAGAATTACCCTTTCTGGAGTGCACAGTTTCCATTCTGACTGATTATGAAACTGCTAACCACTATCTTGATTGGGAG GTTGGAAAGCATGGGATAATTATTGAGTTTACTGATCCAGACAATAATACAAGGCGAAGTGCCACATATTTGCCTGAGGTGGCTGCCCAAGAAGGTAACAATCCTCGCTACAGTACATGCCAATCAATTGG CTTGGACAAAAACAGAGGCAATAGATTCACTGATGCGAAAAGCCGGGTACAATGGCACCATTACTGA
- the LOC122294983 gene encoding protein trichome birefringence-like 36 encodes MAKPKFQLTQYSLFIFLFLGILLCFFLVEASSQLQLGLEDHEPWLNEEDEEVILVQSSHDSKKRCDFLVGKWVYDQSYPLYDSNCPYLSTAVTCQKNGRPDSDYEKWKWKPQGCSIPRFDALDFLGRMRKKRIMLVGDSIMRNQWESLVCLVQGVIPNGRKRVMYSGPSMAFHAMDFETSIEFSWAPLLVELKKGPENKRILHLDLIQENAKYWRGVDILVFDSAHWWTHSDKWSSWDYFMEGNNLLKSMNPMVAYQKGLTTWSKWVDSNLDPRKTRVIFRSMSPRHNRENGWKCYNQKRPLAFFSHQHVPEQLLVLQGVLRRMRFPVYLQDITTSTALRRDGHPSVYTRAMAQEEKQHPRDFSSDCSHWCLPGVPDIWNEMLSALLKQ; translated from the exons ATGGCTAAACCAAAGTTTCAACTGACCCAGTACTCCTtgttcatcttcctcttcctcgGCATCTTGCTATGCTTCTTTCTTGTTGAAGCATCATCGCAGTTGCAGCTTGGCCTAGAAGATCATGAGCCGTGGCTCaatgaggaagatgaagaagtaaTTTTGGTGCAAAGCAGCCATGATTCGAAAAAAAGATGTGACTTTTTGGTTGGCAAATGGGTTTATGATCAATCTTATCCTCTCTACGACTCAAACTGCCCATATCTTAGTACTGCTGTGACTTGTCAAAAGAATGGACGGCCGGATTCTGACTATGAGAAGTGGAAGTGGAAgccccaaggctgttctattcCAAG GTTTGATGCGTTGGATTTTCTTGGAAggatgagaaagaagagaatAATGCTGGTAGGAGATTCTATAATGAGGAATCAATGGGAATCCCTTGTTTGCTTGGTGCAAGGAGTTATTCCAAATGGTCGGAAAAGGGTGATGTACAGTGGTCCTTCCATGGCCTTCCATGCTATG GATTTTGAGACATCAATTGAATTTTCTTGGGCACCACTCCTAGTGGAATTGAAGAAAGGTCCAGAAAACAAGAGAATCTTGCATTTGGATCTGATCCAAGAGAATGCAAAGTATTGGAGAGGTGTTGATATTCTTGTTTTTGATTCGGCTCACTGGTGGACTCATTCTGATAAATGGAGCTC GTGGGACTATTTCATGGAGGGAAATAATCTATTGAAAAGTATGAATCCAATGGTTGCATACCAGAAAGGACTCACAACATGGTCTAAATGGGTAGATTCAAATCTAGACCCTCGTAAAACCCGAGTCATTTTTCGGAGCATGTCACCTAGACATAACAG AGAAAATGGATGGAAATGCTATAACCAAAAGCGGCCTCTAGCTTTCTTTAGCCACCAACATGTTCCTGAACAGTTGCTAGTGTTACAAGGGGTGTTGAGAAGGATGAGATTTCCAGTTTATCTGCAAGATATTACAACTTCGACAGCTCTTCGAAGAGATGGACATCCTTCTGTGTACACAAGGGCAATGGCCCAAGAAGAGAAGCAGCATCCAAGGGACTTTTCCTCTGATTGCAGCCATTGGTGTCTCCCTGGGGTGCCTGATATCTGGAATGAGATGTTGAGTGCCCTGCTCAAACAGTGA
- the LOC122294148 gene encoding uncharacterized protein At2g27730, mitochondrial-like produces the protein MAMRSALSRVSVSVSRSMESTRGATRYFSDDKGRVLGEEERAAENIYIKKMEKERLEKLKQKAEKEKAAKAKENGDKKTEGTHQD, from the exons ATGGCCATGAGATCCGCGCTGAGTCGAGTATCGGTGAGTGTGTCTCGTTCCATGGAGTCGACTCGGGGTGCGACTCGCTACTTCAGTGACGACAAGGGCCGGGTTCTGGGCGAGGAGGAGCGCGCTGCCGAAAACATCTACATTAAG AAAATGGAGAAGGAAAGGTTGGAGAAGCTGAAGCAAAAGGCAGAGAAAGAAAAGGCGGCGAAAGCAAAAGAGAATGGGGACAAG AAAACCGAGGGGACCCATCAGGATTGA
- the LOC122294145 gene encoding vesicle-associated membrane protein 727, with the protein MSQRGLIYSFAAKGTVVLAEHTSYSGNFSTIAVQCLQKLPSNSSKYTYSCDGHTFNFLIDSGFVFLVVADESVGRSVPFVFLERVKDDFKQRYGPSIKDEGPHPLADDDDDDDLFEDRFSIAYNLDREFGPRLKEHMEYCMNHPEEMTKLAKLKAQISEVKGIMMDNIEKVLDRGERIELLVDKTENLQFQADSFQRQGRQLRRKMWLQNLQMKLMVGGAIFFVIVILWLIACGGFKC; encoded by the exons ATGAGTCAGAGAGGCTTAATATACAGCTTTGCTGCGAAGGGAACCGTTGTTTTAGCAGAGCACACTTCGTACTCGGGGAACTTTAGTACCATTGCTGTTCAGTGCTTACAGAAGTTGCCGTCGAATAGCAGCAAGTACACATATTCGTGTGATGGGCACACATTTAATTTCCTCATCGACAGTGGATTTG TTTTTCTTGTTGTTGCGGATGAATCGGTTGGAAGGAGCGTGCCTTTTGTGTTTCTAGAACGGGTGAAGGATGATTTTAAGCAGCGTTATGGTCCAAGTATCAAAGATGAGGGTCCACACCCACTTGcagatgatgatgacgacgacGATCTGTTCGAGGACAGATTTAGTATTGCATACAATCTGGACAGAGAGTTTGG GCCAAGGCTCAAGGAGCACATGGAATACTGTATGAACCACCCAGAAGAAATGACCAAGCTTGCCAAATTGAAGGCTCAAATATCTGAGGTCAAGGGGATTATGATGGACAATATCGAGAAG GTTCTGGATCGTGGGGAGAGGATTGAGCTTTTGGTTGATAAAACGGAAAATTTACAGTTCCAG GCTGACAGCTTTCAGAGGCAAGGCAGGCAACTTAGAAGAAAGATGTGGCTGCAGAATCTCCAAATGAAGCTGATGGTAGGAGGGGCGATCTTCTTCGTGATTGTCATACTGTGGCTTATTGCCTGTGGAGGTTTCAAATGCTGA
- the LOC122293378 gene encoding uncharacterized protein LOC122293378, translating to MQSTKERGGLKMQFWSSMHGLLVGRKMGSIDTVAILIFFSYLCIITTSSPLQKYFPSSGGHVNSSDGDGGTATARGRRIEGVYGQEAAMVGGSTGSGDSGNNGGSRTPSGQGGGALIPVYVAGAANNRHHKHHRGSANRNRNSIGLSTLVVATLASLLADLYH from the exons atgcaaTCTACAAAAGAGAGGGGGGGTTTGAAGATGCAGTTTTGGAGCTCTATGCATGGATTGCTAGTGGGAAGGAAGATGGGAAGTATAGATACTGTCGCGATTCTCATATTCTTCTCTTACCTTTGTATCATTACAACTTCCTCACCTCTTCAGAAATATTTCCCTTCTTCAG GTGGGCATGTCAACAGCTCTGATGGTGATGGTGGTACAGCTACAGCACGTGGCCGCAGGATTGAAGGTGTATATGGTCAAGAAGCTGCTATGGTTGGTGGTTCCACTGGCAGTGGTGACAGTGGAAACAATGGTGGGTCCAGAACACCTTCTGGACAAGGAGGCGGAGCTTTAATCCCAGTATATGTAGCCGGTGCCGCAAATAACCGACATCACAAACATCACCGTGGGTCTGCCAACCGCAACCGGAACTCCATTGGACTGTCCACCTTGGTTGTAGCCACCTTGGCCTCTCTCCTTGCAGATTTATATCACTGA